ACCTCGTCGCCTGGGAGGGCTACGAACAGGAGGTGGCCGCGCCGATGTTCGCCGAGCTGAAGGCCTCCGAGCGCGGGCAGGCGTACTACGCGAAGTTCGCCGCCTGGCTCACCGAGAACGGCCTCGGCGACGACGTCGACCGCTTCCAGGGCCGCCCGCGCCGCAGCCTCGTCCTGATCCCCAGGGCACTCCAGCCCCACGCCGACCGCGTCGACGAGACCGTGTACACCTTCGTCGGCGCCTGCCAGGGCGACCGCAGCGCCACCCAGGGCACCTGGAGCAGGCCTCAGGCCGCCGACGGCAGGAAGCTGGTACTCGTCTCGCTCGGCTCGGCCTTCACCAAGCAGCCCGCCTTCTACCGCGCCTGCCTGGACGCCTTCGCCGACCTGCCGGACTGGTACGTCGTCCTGCAGATCGGCAAGTTCACCGACGAGGCGGACCTCGGCGAGGTCCCCGCCAACGCCGAAGTCCACCGCTGGGTCCCCCAGTTGGACATCCTGCGCCAGGCCGACGCCTTCATCACCCACGCCGGCGCCGGCGGCAGCCAGGAAGGGCTCGCCACCGCCACACCGATGGTCGCCGTCCCGCAGGCCGTCGACCAGTTCGGCAACGCCGACATGCTGGCGTCCCTCGGCGTGGCCCGCCACGTACCGATGGCCGACGCCGACGCCGCCACCCTGCGCGAGGCGGTCCTCTCCCTCACCGCCGACCCCGCCGTCGCCGCCCGGGCCGAGGAGATCCGGACCCGGATGGCCGCCGAAGGCGGCACCCGCCGGGCCGCCGACCTCATCGAGGCCGAACTGTCATAGGGACCCCCTAAGGTTCCGCCATGACGAAGAAGTACGCGGCGCTGCTGCGCGGAATCAATGTCGGCGGCAGCAAGAAGGTCCCGATGGCGGAGCTCCGCTCCCTCCTCGGAGGACTCGGACACGGCGACGTGCAGACGTACCTGCAGAGCGGCAACGCCGTCTTCAGCAGCGCGCAGAACGACCCGGCTGCGCTCGCCCGGGAGTTGGAGACCGCCATCGAGGCACACTTCGGCTTCCGGGTCGCCTGCCTGGTGGTGGACGGCACGTACCTGCGCACTGTCACGGAGGCGTGCCCCTTCCCGGCCGCCGAGCTGGAGGGCAAGCAGCTCCACGCCACCTTCTTCGCCGAGCAGCCCGGCCCCGAGCGCTTCGCCGCGCTCGACGCGGCCGCGTTCCTCCCCGAGGAGTACCGGCTCGGCGACCGCGTCCTCTACCTGTACACCCCCGACGGCCTGGGCCGCTCCAAACTGGCCGAAGCCCTCGCCAGGCCCGCCGTCGTCAAGGGCATCGACGTCAC
This DNA window, taken from Streptomyces sp. TN58, encodes the following:
- a CDS encoding DUF1697 domain-containing protein; translated protein: MTKKYAALLRGINVGGSKKVPMAELRSLLGGLGHGDVQTYLQSGNAVFSSAQNDPAALARELETAIEAHFGFRVACLVVDGTYLRTVTEACPFPAAELEGKQLHATFFAEQPGPERFAALDAAAFLPEEYRLGDRVLYLYTPDGLGRSKLAEALARPAVVKGIDVTTRNWNTVTKLVELTTP